In one Umezawaea sp. Da 62-37 genomic region, the following are encoded:
- the mtnB gene encoding methylthioribulose 1-phosphate dehydratase produces the protein MTDVEEAGRALAAECARYTAMGWMRGTSGNLSVVLDRDPLRLAVTVSGRDKGELTASDVVVVDADGTTTDPVRVPSAEAGLHGRIAAVSGAGAIVHVHAMAPVVAAEHWPGGVHLRDLEMLKGFGRAAHDDTVTIPVVPNSQDMRALGDAFESGHRPDTPALIVARHGVYVWGDDLHQARHRLECLDWLLRFTVETRGTR, from the coding sequence GTGACGGACGTCGAGGAGGCCGGGCGCGCCCTCGCCGCCGAGTGCGCCCGCTACACCGCGATGGGCTGGATGCGCGGCACGTCCGGCAACCTGTCCGTCGTGCTCGACCGCGACCCGCTGCGCCTTGCGGTCACCGTCAGCGGCCGCGACAAGGGCGAACTGACCGCGTCCGACGTCGTGGTCGTCGACGCCGACGGCACCACCACCGACCCCGTCCGCGTCCCCTCGGCCGAAGCCGGCCTGCACGGCCGCATCGCCGCCGTCTCCGGCGCAGGCGCGATCGTCCACGTCCACGCCATGGCCCCCGTCGTGGCGGCCGAGCACTGGCCCGGCGGCGTGCACCTGCGCGACCTGGAGATGCTCAAGGGCTTCGGCCGCGCCGCCCACGACGACACCGTCACGATCCCCGTCGTCCCGAACTCGCAGGACATGCGCGCGCTCGGCGACGCCTTCGAATCCGGCCACCGACCCGACACACCCGCCTTGATCGTGGCCCGCCACGGGGTGTACGTCTGGGGGGACGACCTGCACCAGGCCCGGCACCGCCTCGAGTGCCTCGACTGGCTGCTCCGCTTCACCGTCGAGACAAGGGGAACCCGATGA
- a CDS encoding helix-turn-helix transcriptional regulator yields MPHDRPSPALAHRLRALRAESWPGVAITQKQLATAFGASSPLLSSWEAGKVPPPARLAAYATFFATRRSIEAEPYRVPDPSELTAEENAVREHLIGELAELADSGTPGRGFWYFPDRYDITIVVAQLTEEQMPLTPYTDPASPDHVELYTYADLDSLIELHGHIRSVNPDSQVHFRTATSLSPDDYTTHLVLLGGVDWNVVTTDVVDRVDLPVNQAERPDVSDAGGFEVIEDGRSRVVEPLVVRGKLIQDVAQFYRGVNPYNRKRTVTICNGQYGRGTLGAVRALTDSKFRDRNEAYLRSRFAGHDAYSVITRVTIVNGQVVTPDWTSPENVLFEWPEGQG; encoded by the coding sequence GTGCCGCACGACCGGCCGTCACCAGCACTGGCGCACCGCCTCAGGGCGCTGCGCGCGGAGAGCTGGCCAGGGGTCGCCATCACCCAGAAGCAGCTCGCCACGGCCTTCGGCGCCAGCTCGCCCCTGCTGTCCTCGTGGGAGGCGGGCAAGGTGCCGCCGCCCGCCAGGCTGGCCGCCTACGCCACGTTCTTCGCGACCCGGCGGTCGATCGAGGCCGAGCCCTACCGGGTCCCCGACCCCTCGGAGCTGACCGCCGAGGAGAACGCCGTCCGCGAGCACCTGATCGGGGAACTGGCGGAACTCGCGGACTCCGGCACCCCCGGCCGCGGGTTCTGGTACTTCCCGGACCGGTACGACATCACCATCGTCGTGGCCCAGCTGACCGAGGAGCAGATGCCCCTCACCCCGTACACCGACCCGGCGAGCCCGGACCACGTGGAGCTCTACACCTACGCGGACCTCGACTCGCTGATCGAGCTGCACGGCCACATCCGGTCGGTCAACCCCGACAGCCAGGTCCACTTCCGCACCGCGACCTCGCTCTCGCCCGACGACTACACCACCCACCTGGTGCTGCTCGGCGGGGTGGACTGGAACGTCGTGACCACGGACGTCGTCGACCGCGTCGACCTCCCGGTGAACCAGGCCGAACGCCCGGACGTGTCCGACGCAGGCGGCTTCGAGGTCATCGAGGACGGGCGGTCCAGGGTCGTCGAACCGCTGGTGGTGCGGGGCAAGCTCATCCAGGACGTGGCGCAGTTCTACCGGGGCGTCAACCCGTACAACAGGAAGCGCACGGTCACCATCTGCAACGGCCAGTACGGCCGGGGCACGCTCGGCGCGGTCCGGGCGCTGACCGACTCGAAGTTCCGCGACCGCAACGAGGCGTACCTCAGGTCGCGCTTCGCGGGCCACGACGCCTACAGCGTCATCACCCGCGTCACCATCGTGAACGGCCAGGTCGTCACACCGGACTGGACCTCACCCGAGAACGTTCTCTTCGAATGGCCGGAGGGCCAGGGGTGA
- a CDS encoding acyl-CoA dehydrogenase family protein: MTFTEGRQKWLTVAEELATALRVDAAERDRLGEPPVRELELLRQSGLLTITDWSTQQAVTRVVGAADANIGHLLGYHYLQIWRTGLFDKPFEPGENQFWAGVSNPLDAALSLTPTEDGFVVDGRKTFATGAALADRLVVSATRTDTGEKLTFLVDGGTPGISPSGDWNNMGQRLTASGGVVFEQVPVSAADVLGRQPDDETSPRLSLAALGFQLVLSQLHVAIAEGALAEAARYTRSTTRPWFLSGVDSATDDPYVLGAYGELVAQVEAAGLLADHASDALFAASEQGATLTVEQRAATAAAISSAKVFSTRVVIETTSKVFELCGARATASGYGFDRFWRNARTLTLHDPVSYKAREVGEYFLTGGRAPYTGYS, from the coding sequence ATGACGTTCACCGAGGGGCGGCAGAAGTGGCTGACCGTCGCCGAAGAGCTGGCGACGGCGCTGCGCGTGGACGCCGCCGAGCGCGATCGCCTCGGCGAGCCCCCGGTGCGGGAACTGGAACTGCTCCGGCAGTCCGGCCTGCTGACGATCACCGACTGGTCGACGCAACAGGCGGTCACCAGGGTGGTCGGCGCCGCGGACGCGAACATCGGGCACCTGCTCGGCTACCACTACCTGCAGATCTGGCGCACCGGCCTGTTCGACAAGCCGTTCGAGCCGGGGGAGAACCAGTTCTGGGCGGGCGTCAGCAACCCCCTGGACGCCGCGCTCTCGCTGACCCCCACCGAGGACGGGTTCGTCGTCGACGGCCGCAAGACGTTCGCCACCGGCGCGGCGCTCGCGGACCGGCTGGTGGTCAGCGCGACCCGCACGGACACCGGCGAGAAGCTCACGTTCCTGGTCGACGGCGGCACCCCCGGCATCAGCCCCTCCGGTGACTGGAACAACATGGGCCAGCGGCTCACCGCGAGCGGCGGCGTCGTGTTCGAGCAGGTCCCCGTCTCCGCGGCCGACGTGCTCGGCAGGCAGCCCGACGACGAGACCTCGCCCAGGCTGTCGCTGGCCGCGCTCGGCTTCCAGCTCGTCCTGTCGCAGCTGCACGTGGCCATCGCCGAGGGCGCGCTGGCCGAGGCCGCGCGCTACACCCGGTCGACGACCCGCCCGTGGTTCCTCAGCGGCGTCGACAGCGCGACCGACGACCCGTACGTGCTCGGCGCCTACGGCGAGCTCGTCGCCCAGGTCGAGGCGGCCGGGCTGCTGGCCGACCACGCCTCCGACGCGCTGTTCGCGGCCTCCGAGCAGGGCGCGACGCTGACCGTCGAACAGCGCGCGGCGACCGCGGCGGCGATCTCGTCGGCCAAGGTGTTCTCCACCAGGGTCGTGATCGAGACCACGAGCAAGGTGTTCGAGCTGTGCGGCGCCCGCGCCACCGCGTCCGGCTACGGCTTCGACCGGTTCTGGCGCAACGCCCGCACGCTGACCCTGCACGACCCGGTGAGCTACAAGGCCCGCGAGGTGGGGGAGTACTTCCTCACCGGCGGGCGGGCCCCCTACACCGGGTACAGCTGA
- a CDS encoding s-methyl-5-thioribose-1-phosphate isomerase — translation MEPVLANSVRLAEDGVWILDRRNFPFERTWVRCATVADVAKAVEDMVTQSSGPYFAVLWGMVLAAREASGLAAADARAHVGRAGELLEATRRTNNHLRKAVAAVLAAVDAAGPVAGADLEAAALAGAVAGDERYRSRSRALGTATAALLPVDGCVLTHCWADLYLIETVAAAQRDGKRLRFICTETRPYLQGARLTAETLAEMGVDTTLITDGMGAAVLSSGDVDALVTAGDRVTMDGHVVNKVGTLGLAVAARAFDVPFHALVQAPDRLAPTAADVPIEYRSGEEVLSTLGRRTASERVRGLYPAFDVTPPRFVTSVVTDRGVFAPDRLADYYRGEQQ, via the coding sequence ATGGAGCCGGTGCTCGCGAACAGCGTGCGCCTGGCCGAGGACGGGGTGTGGATCCTCGACCGCCGGAACTTCCCGTTCGAGCGGACCTGGGTGCGCTGCGCGACGGTCGCCGACGTCGCCAAGGCCGTCGAGGACATGGTCACCCAGTCGTCCGGCCCGTACTTCGCGGTGCTGTGGGGCATGGTCCTCGCCGCCCGCGAGGCGTCGGGCCTGGCCGCGGCGGACGCCCGCGCCCACGTCGGCCGGGCCGGTGAGCTGCTGGAGGCCACCCGGCGGACGAACAACCACCTGCGCAAGGCCGTCGCGGCGGTGCTGGCCGCCGTCGACGCCGCCGGTCCGGTCGCGGGCGCTGACCTGGAGGCCGCCGCGCTGGCCGGGGCCGTCGCGGGCGACGAGCGCTACCGGTCGCGCAGCCGGGCGCTCGGCACGGCCACCGCGGCGCTCCTGCCCGTCGACGGCTGCGTGCTCACGCACTGCTGGGCCGACCTGTACCTGATCGAGACCGTGGCCGCGGCCCAGCGCGACGGCAAGCGCTTGCGGTTCATCTGCACGGAGACCCGCCCGTACCTCCAGGGCGCCCGGCTCACCGCCGAGACGTTGGCGGAGATGGGCGTGGACACCACCCTGATCACCGACGGGATGGGTGCCGCGGTGCTCAGTTCCGGTGACGTGGACGCGCTGGTGACGGCGGGCGACCGGGTGACGATGGACGGGCACGTGGTCAACAAGGTCGGCACACTGGGGCTGGCGGTGGCGGCCCGCGCGTTCGACGTCCCGTTCCACGCGCTGGTGCAGGCGCCGGACCGGCTGGCGCCGACCGCGGCCGACGTGCCGATCGAGTACCGCTCCGGCGAGGAGGTGCTGAGCACCCTGGGCAGGCGCACCGCGAGCGAGCGGGTGCGCGGCCTCTACCCGGCTTTCGACGTGACGCCGCCGAGGTTCGTCACGTCCGTGGTGACCGACCGGGGCGTGTTCGCGCCGGACCGGCTGGCCGACTACTACCGAGGAGAACAGCAGTGA
- the mtnC gene encoding acireductone synthase: protein MSSPTWVVLDIEGTLSSTHQVLVVLYDYARPRLGPWIDAHPDDPAVVEAVAGIRELADLPASAGTPELVAALHDWMDRDQKVGPLKALQGLIWQQGYSGGDLVAELFPDVVPALKSWHEAGMRLAVFSSGSVAGQVAFFGHTTEGDLTPLFEHHFDTVNAGPKREEASYKAIAAVLDAPADGIVFYSDVPAELHAAASAGWGTVGVARIGEPYGDADFGPHRTVRSL from the coding sequence GTGAGCAGCCCGACGTGGGTCGTCCTCGACATCGAGGGCACCCTCAGCTCGACCCACCAGGTGCTGGTCGTCCTGTACGACTACGCCCGCCCGCGCCTGGGCCCGTGGATCGACGCCCACCCCGACGACCCGGCCGTCGTCGAGGCCGTGGCGGGGATCCGCGAACTCGCCGACCTGCCCGCGTCCGCAGGCACGCCCGAGTTGGTCGCCGCGCTGCACGACTGGATGGACCGCGACCAGAAGGTCGGCCCCCTGAAAGCGTTGCAGGGCCTCATCTGGCAGCAGGGCTACAGCGGCGGCGACCTCGTCGCCGAACTGTTCCCCGACGTCGTCCCGGCCCTGAAGTCCTGGCACGAAGCCGGAATGCGCCTCGCCGTCTTCTCCTCCGGCTCGGTCGCGGGCCAGGTGGCGTTCTTCGGCCACACGACCGAGGGCGACCTGACGCCGTTGTTCGAGCACCACTTCGACACGGTCAACGCGGGCCCGAAGCGCGAAGAGGCCTCGTACAAGGCCATCGCCGCCGTGCTCGACGCCCCTGCGGACGGGATCGTCTTCTACTCCGACGTCCCCGCGGAACTGCACGCCGCCGCGTCCGCGGGCTGGGGAACCGTTGGCGTGGCCCGGATCGGTGAGCCCTACGGCGACGCCGACTTCGGTCCACACCGGACGGTGCGGTCCCTGTGA